In Canis lupus familiaris isolate Mischka breed German Shepherd chromosome 5, alternate assembly UU_Cfam_GSD_1.0, whole genome shotgun sequence, a genomic segment contains:
- the OR8B1J gene encoding olfactory receptor 8B3 isoform X1 — MAPTNSSFVTEFILAGLTDLPDLQLPLFCLFLLMYVVTVLGNLGLIILIRLNSHLHTPMYFFLFNLSFIDFCYSSVFTPKMLIHFTSKKNIISYRGCMTQLYFFCFFVISECYVLTSMAYDRYVAICNPLLYNVAMSPNVCSLLMLGSYLMAFSGAMAHTGCMLRLTFCDANTINHYLCDILPLLQLSCTSTYVNELVVFIVVGVNIIVPTVTIFVSYGFILSSILRISSTEGRSKAFSTCSSHIIAVSLFFGSGAFMYLKPSSARSMDEGKISSVFYTNVVPLMNPFIYSLRNKVIKLALRKIQSRRMF, encoded by the coding sequence ATGGCTCCTACAAACTCCTCTTTTGTGACTGAATTCATTCTGGCAGGCCTCACAGACTTACCAGATCTCCAGCTCCCCCTGTTCTGCTTGTTTCTACTCATGTATGTGGTCACTGTGCTGGGAAATTTGGGCTTGATCATTCTAATCAGGCTGAATTCACACCTCCACACTCCCATGTactttttcctcttcaatttGTCCTTCATAGACTTCTGTTATTCTTCTGTGTTTACACCCAAAATGCTGATTCACTTCACATCTAAGAAGAATATTATCTCCTACAGGGGGTGCATGACCCAgctttactttttctgtttttttgttatttctgaaTGCTATGTGCTGACATCCATGGCCTAtgatcgctatgtggccatctgtaaccCACTTTTGTATAATGTTGCCATGTCCCCTAATGTGTGTTCCCTCCTTATGCTTGGTTCATATTTGATGGCATTCTCAGGTGCCATGGCCCACACTGGATGCATGCTGAGACTGACCTTTTGTGATGCAAACACCATCAACCATTACTTGTGTGAcatcctccctctgctccagctctCCTGCACCAGCACGTATGTGAATGAGCTGGTGGTTTTCATTGTGGTGGGCGTCAACATCATTGTGCCCACTGTCACCATCTTTGTCTCTTATGGTTTCATCCTCTCCAGCATCCTGCGCATCAGCTCCACTGAAGGCAGATCCAAAGCTTTCAGCACCTGCAGTTCCCACATAATtgcagtttctctcttttttggttcAGGTGCATTTATGTATCTTAAACCATCTTCTGCTAGGTCTATGGATGAGGGGAAAATCTCCTCTGTCTTTTATACCAATGTGGTTCCCTTGATGAACCCTTTCATTTATAGCTTGAGAAACAAAGTCATTAAACTTGCTCTGAGAAAAATCCAGAGTAGGAGAATGTTTTGA